From the genome of Spirosomataceae bacterium TFI 002, one region includes:
- a CDS encoding SLA1 homology domain 1, SHD1, translating to MKKVKLVLILIFISFNISAHEGGHGTVLKEWTLKSNSDAIKADFIKVENDKVWLMDINHNVITYQVADFSIEDQKFIKERSEIIESLNSELPNETGSVSYNNIAMILLGGLLLAFSLVQIKKRKRIIHLTYGFIGVGMILFASCKNSNVVNTTAVDVPQNDVSLMQTFFGKFDGVKTNADDNFLYISSDGLPAHEMMVGITNWQQQVPINQNYTGSNSWAIPLHPKFAENPLSTKTNLLKGAIAVAVNGIPIFNPLNNRGEDANAIGELDKWGGHCGRADDYHYHLPPLHLQEQVGEGNPVAYAVDGFPVYGETKDQLDEYLGKMTSNGSYQYHTIKEYPYLIAGMRGEVKLDPNSKAPENQVAPQPRTRELRPALRPLRGAEIIDFKTLGSNSYALTYRLNSQNNIIKYKWDSSNNYTYEFINPDGTSKIETYQR from the coding sequence ATGAAAAAGGTCAAGTTGGTCCTTATACTGATATTCATTTCATTTAACATATCAGCTCACGAAGGAGGGCACGGTACTGTTTTGAAAGAATGGACCTTAAAATCTAATTCAGATGCTATCAAAGCGGATTTTATTAAAGTTGAAAATGATAAAGTGTGGCTTATGGACATCAACCATAATGTAATCACCTATCAGGTGGCGGATTTTTCAATCGAAGATCAAAAATTTATCAAGGAGAGAAGCGAAATCATTGAGTCTTTGAATAGTGAACTTCCCAATGAAACTGGTTCGGTTTCCTATAATAATATCGCGATGATCCTTCTAGGAGGCTTGCTCCTGGCTTTTTCACTAGTTCAAATTAAAAAACGAAAGAGAATAATCCATCTTACTTATGGGTTTATAGGAGTTGGAATGATCTTATTTGCTTCTTGTAAGAATTCCAATGTTGTTAATACTACGGCTGTTGATGTTCCTCAAAATGATGTTTCGCTGATGCAAACCTTTTTTGGGAAATTTGATGGTGTAAAAACTAATGCAGACGACAACTTTCTTTACATTTCATCTGATGGATTGCCGGCCCACGAGATGATGGTTGGAATAACAAATTGGCAACAACAAGTGCCAATCAATCAAAATTATACGGGTTCAAATAGTTGGGCAATCCCACTCCATCCCAAATTTGCTGAAAATCCACTTTCAACTAAAACCAATTTACTTAAAGGTGCTATTGCAGTCGCAGTCAACGGAATTCCTATTTTTAATCCGCTCAATAATAGGGGTGAAGATGCGAACGCCATTGGAGAATTGGACAAATGGGGCGGCCATTGTGGACGAGCAGATGACTACCATTATCATTTACCTCCATTGCATTTACAAGAGCAAGTTGGTGAAGGAAACCCAGTTGCTTATGCAGTTGATGGTTTTCCTGTTTATGGAGAAACAAAGGACCAGTTGGATGAATATTTAGGAAAAATGACCTCCAATGGTTCTTATCAATACCACACCATTAAAGAATATCCATATTTAATCGCCGGAATGAGAGGCGAAGTGAAGCTTGACCCCAATTCAAAGGCACCCGAAAATCAAGTTGCTCCTCAACCTAGAACACGAGAGCTTAGACCTGCTTTGAGACCATTGAGAGGAGCAGAAATCATTGATTTTAAAACATTAGGGAGCAATTCGTATGCTCTTACCTATCGCTTAAATTCTCAAAACAATATCATTAAATACAAATGGGACAGTTCTAATAACTACACCTATGAATTTATTAATCCCGACGGAACGTCAAAAATTGAAACATATCAAAGATGA
- a CDS encoding Helix-turn-helix, producing the protein METKDLAKSLKELRATRGMSQEYLANESRVSLRTIQRIENNESEPTGETIKRIANALDVELTELIRSNSVTETSDLKATIIFLKKLLSKTDEKSEIKTFKKFIQLLQKLKEKDLNPEQIEGIESYIQYLELEKIPSFSNEMFKQKLVKFIKYLKSNLRFVPNNFYTTWAVSFGLSFAVGLSLQSNVDNNIKIGVVSVALIIIGIGIIMDKRMKRQERTFSF; encoded by the coding sequence ATGGAAACAAAAGATTTAGCAAAAAGCTTAAAGGAATTAAGAGCAACTCGTGGAATGTCTCAAGAATATTTAGCAAATGAATCAAGAGTTAGCTTAAGAACTATTCAAAGAATTGAAAATAATGAATCGGAACCAACAGGCGAAACGATTAAAAGAATAGCAAATGCTTTAGATGTCGAATTGACGGAATTAATTCGTTCAAATTCAGTTACAGAAACGAGTGATTTAAAAGCCACAATAATTTTTCTAAAGAAACTGCTTTCTAAAACTGATGAAAAATCGGAAATTAAAACGTTTAAAAAATTTATACAGCTCTTGCAGAAACTAAAAGAGAAGGATTTGAACCCTGAACAGATTGAAGGAATTGAAAGTTATATACAATATTTGGAACTTGAAAAAATACCTTCGTTTAGTAATGAAATGTTCAAACAGAAATTGGTTAAATTCATAAAGTACTTGAAAAGTAATTTACGTTTCGTGCCGAATAATTTTTACACTACTTGGGCAGTAAGTTTTGGACTTTCATTTGCAGTTGGTCTTTCTCTTCAAAGTAATGTAGATAATAACATCAAAATTGGAGTTGTTTCAGTTGCTTTAATAATAATAGGAATTGGAATAATAATGGATAAGAGAATGAAAAGACAGGAACGAACATTTAGTTTCTGA
- a CDS encoding Phage integrase, N-terminal SAM-like domain: MRMDHHMQIANSAFATRCNYLRGLKSLILHYEKLPEECTADEVKAYLVHERETCNLSSSTINLRVCSLKYYYRHVAGRLDLVVKIPNPRIQKYDTEVLTSEELKKLFQCCRDMRQKLILTALFDTGIRVRELLRVRLSDFDKQHQSITIRNSKGKRTRLVYYGSRLRIVLKQYCKYLGYLPKGVLIESYKDPSKSLTLRGVQFIVKQTVKRSGLKKRIHPHTFRHSFAVHYLNCGGSIFSLQRLLGHQNITTTLHYLKYASLPEGKQISVLDEMP, from the coding sequence TTGCGAATGGATCATCACATGCAAATCGCCAATTCAGCTTTTGCTACCCGTTGTAACTACCTTAGAGGGCTAAAGAGCCTCATTCTCCACTATGAAAAGCTTCCTGAAGAATGCACTGCTGATGAGGTAAAAGCTTATTTAGTGCATGAGCGGGAGACGTGTAACTTGAGCAGTTCTACGATCAATTTACGCGTCTGTAGCCTAAAGTATTACTATCGCCATGTGGCTGGCAGGTTAGATTTAGTGGTTAAAATTCCTAACCCAAGAATTCAGAAATACGATACCGAAGTGCTTACAAGTGAAGAGCTCAAAAAGCTATTTCAGTGCTGTAGAGACATGCGTCAAAAGTTGATATTGACAGCACTTTTTGACACTGGCATACGAGTACGGGAGTTATTGCGTGTGAGGCTTTCGGACTTTGATAAGCAACACCAGAGCATCACGATTCGCAATAGCAAAGGGAAGCGGACACGTTTAGTCTATTATGGTAGTCGCTTGCGGATCGTTTTAAAGCAGTACTGCAAGTATTTGGGCTATCTGCCGAAGGGAGTTCTGATAGAGAGTTACAAAGATCCAAGTAAGTCATTAACGCTACGAGGGGTTCAGTTCATTGTGAAGCAAACTGTGAAACGAAGTGGCTTAAAGAAACGCATCCACCCACATACTTTTCGTCATAGTTTTGCGGTGCACTATCTTAATTGTGGTGGGAGTATATTCTCACTTCAGCGATTGCTAGGTCATCAAAACATCACGACGACCTTGCATTATTTGAAGTACGCTTCACTTCCAGAGGGCAAGCAAATCTCGGTGCTGGATGAGATGCCATAG
- a CDS encoding Transposase zinc-binding domain-containing protein has protein sequence MRCHSRELADVITKFGAESEVSSHQRRTLEAIRRCRTAELGGHIDSCDSCGHLRISYNSCRNRHCPKCQGLNKEAWIIQQEDQLLPVAHFHVVFTLPHELNSFFMYEPAKMYDLLFKAAWHTLKTLSLDPKWLGAKPAATMLLHTWGQNLSMHPHVHCIVPNGGLTSKGNWQFPKRGKANFLYPVKAMQKLYKGYFMQKLKELLRDPDWKYPPGFPENKAFTEWKNELYKKDWVVYTKKPFAGVKSVVEYLGRYSHRVAITNQRIRSVTDTHVSFSYKDYRTNGHSKLLTLEGKEFLRRFSQHILPCGFRKVRHFGFIANASKAKSIKTARQALHVKQKELLDKAERRSLAKQRLFKKEADKCPCCKTGVMRTMEILSPARAPPSTLLSRKRVKELLSNY, from the coding sequence ATGAGATGCCATAGCCGTGAGCTGGCAGATGTGATCACCAAGTTTGGAGCTGAGTCAGAGGTATCAAGTCACCAACGACGCACCTTAGAGGCAATTAGGCGATGTCGCACGGCAGAGCTGGGCGGTCATATAGATTCTTGTGATAGCTGTGGGCATTTACGGATCAGTTACAACTCCTGCCGCAATAGACATTGTCCTAAATGTCAAGGGCTCAACAAAGAAGCTTGGATTATCCAGCAGGAAGATCAGTTGCTTCCTGTAGCACATTTCCATGTGGTCTTTACGCTACCTCACGAGCTCAATAGCTTTTTTATGTACGAGCCAGCCAAAATGTATGACCTTTTGTTCAAAGCTGCTTGGCATACGCTCAAAACGCTGAGCTTAGATCCTAAATGGCTGGGAGCAAAGCCTGCGGCTACCATGCTTTTGCATACATGGGGGCAAAACTTGAGTATGCATCCTCATGTACACTGTATTGTACCCAATGGAGGCTTGACAAGCAAAGGCAACTGGCAATTCCCCAAGCGAGGGAAGGCAAACTTCCTGTACCCAGTCAAAGCGATGCAAAAGCTCTACAAAGGCTACTTTATGCAAAAGTTAAAAGAGTTATTGCGAGATCCAGATTGGAAATACCCACCAGGCTTCCCGGAGAATAAAGCCTTTACAGAATGGAAAAATGAGTTGTATAAAAAGGATTGGGTGGTGTATACAAAGAAGCCATTTGCAGGCGTAAAAAGTGTGGTGGAGTACCTTGGACGCTACTCTCATCGAGTCGCAATTACCAACCAGCGGATCAGGTCAGTTACAGATACTCACGTGAGTTTTAGCTACAAAGACTATCGTACAAATGGCCATTCAAAGCTGCTTACACTGGAAGGTAAGGAGTTTTTGCGGCGATTTAGTCAGCATATTCTGCCTTGCGGCTTTCGCAAAGTTCGTCACTTTGGTTTTATCGCTAATGCCAGCAAAGCCAAAAGCATCAAAACTGCACGCCAAGCACTACACGTAAAGCAAAAAGAGCTACTTGACAAAGCTGAGCGAAGATCGTTAGCCAAACAACGGCTCTTTAAAAAGGAAGCTGATAAATGCCCTTGTTGTAAGACAGGAGTGATGAGAACGATGGAGATATTATCACCAGCAAGAGCTCCGCCATCTACATTATTGTCAAGAAAAAGGGTGAAAGAGCTGCTGTCAAATTATTGA
- a CDS encoding RbsD / FucU transport protein family protein → MIRKIVPVFLIMIGLLSCSKPVENKNNIETMSEVSDWKLEVEKTLKLYGHRNWIVIADGAYPQQSNPAIKTITIDADQLEAVEYVNQLIEKAKHVEANILIDKEMEFVPEKAAKGIESYRAKLEKILEGKPVKTMLHEDIIRELDASAKLFNVLVIKTDLAIPYTSVFFQLECGYWNSEAEENLRKELTRN, encoded by the coding sequence ATGATTAGAAAAATAGTGCCAGTATTTTTAATAATGATAGGACTATTATCCTGTTCAAAACCAGTAGAAAACAAAAATAATATTGAAACAATGTCAGAAGTAAGTGATTGGAAATTGGAGGTGGAAAAAACCTTAAAACTGTACGGTCATAGGAACTGGATCGTCATTGCCGATGGTGCTTACCCACAACAAAGTAATCCAGCAATCAAGACGATAACTATTGATGCCGACCAACTAGAAGCAGTTGAGTACGTCAATCAATTAATTGAAAAAGCTAAGCATGTTGAGGCTAATATTCTTATTGATAAAGAAATGGAATTTGTTCCAGAAAAAGCCGCAAAAGGTATTGAAAGCTATAGAGCTAAGCTTGAAAAAATATTGGAGGGGAAACCTGTTAAAACAATGTTGCACGAAGACATTATTCGAGAGTTAGATGCATCTGCAAAGCTGTTTAATGTCTTGGTCATTAAGACGGATCTTGCAATTCCATACACCTCTGTTTTTTTTCAACTTGAATGCGGCTATTGGAACAGTGAAGCAGAAGAAAACTTACGAAAGGAATTAACCCGAAACTGA
- a CDS encoding Uncharacterized membrane protein YfcC, ion transporter superfamily, translating into MKNLSFPSAQSILIIIAGIVTILTWIIPAGKYDSLGYNAGANTFTKKSLDQSIELPATQASLESLGINIPIEKFTSGDIYKPIGIPNTYKELPSQPQGIAAFVTSPIKGIIAAADIIFLVLIIGGLIGIMNLTGAFDAGIAWLGKKLRGKEYLLIILVTTLIAAGGTTFGLAEETMAFFPILIPIFLVAGYDAMVGLACIFLGSSIGTMCSTINPFSVIIASDSAGINWTEGLFNRIFMLVLCLLITIVYILRYAKKVKADPTKSLVYDQKDQLEKLFGLKTMDESKQLTPRLRLIILVFSLCFIVMIIGVSMLDWWFVEMTSTFLVGAIMIGFIGRISEGDFVEAFAKGAGDLLSVAFIIGIARGVTILMEDGLISDTILYHASSITDGMNKGVFANVMLLIYGGLSFFMPSSSGMAVLTMPIMSPLADTVGVGRETVVETYLYGLGMFYLISPTGLILAALAVVKIGFDKWLKFALPLLFILLLTTMVFLTVSVYL; encoded by the coding sequence ATGAAAAACCTAAGCTTCCCTTCGGCACAAAGTATCTTGATCATTATTGCTGGAATAGTGACTATTCTCACTTGGATTATTCCCGCGGGTAAATATGATAGCTTGGGCTATAATGCTGGTGCCAACACTTTCACCAAAAAGAGTTTGGATCAAAGTATAGAATTACCCGCAACACAAGCAAGCCTAGAAAGTCTTGGTATCAATATTCCTATTGAGAAATTCACCAGCGGAGACATTTACAAACCCATCGGTATTCCCAATACCTATAAGGAATTACCATCTCAACCTCAGGGAATTGCCGCGTTTGTGACTTCACCTATCAAAGGAATAATTGCTGCGGCAGATATTATATTTTTGGTCCTCATTATTGGAGGTTTAATAGGTATCATGAATCTCACAGGAGCTTTTGATGCCGGAATTGCCTGGCTAGGTAAAAAGCTAAGAGGAAAAGAGTATTTGCTAATTATTTTGGTTACCACTCTTATTGCAGCTGGGGGAACAACCTTTGGTCTTGCAGAAGAAACAATGGCATTTTTTCCTATTTTGATCCCTATATTTTTGGTGGCTGGTTATGATGCCATGGTCGGTCTAGCTTGTATTTTCTTGGGATCGAGCATAGGAACCATGTGTTCTACAATAAATCCTTTCTCTGTTATTATTGCCTCAGACTCTGCTGGAATCAACTGGACAGAAGGACTTTTCAATCGTATTTTCATGCTTGTTTTATGCTTGCTTATTACCATTGTGTATATCCTGAGATATGCCAAAAAAGTTAAAGCGGATCCCACAAAATCTTTAGTATATGATCAAAAAGACCAATTAGAGAAGCTTTTTGGACTAAAAACAATGGATGAGTCAAAACAACTCACTCCTCGACTTAGGCTTATAATTCTTGTATTTAGCCTTTGTTTCATTGTCATGATCATCGGAGTTTCTATGCTAGACTGGTGGTTCGTAGAAATGACGAGTACTTTTTTAGTTGGAGCAATAATGATAGGTTTTATTGGCCGAATAAGTGAGGGTGACTTTGTGGAGGCCTTTGCCAAAGGTGCGGGTGACTTACTTAGTGTTGCATTTATCATCGGGATAGCTAGGGGAGTGACCATTCTCATGGAAGACGGCCTTATAAGTGACACCATTTTGTATCATGCAAGTAGCATTACCGACGGAATGAATAAAGGTGTTTTTGCCAATGTTATGTTACTCATTTATGGCGGTTTATCTTTTTTTATGCCCTCTTCCTCTGGTATGGCGGTATTGACCATGCCCATCATGTCTCCACTAGCAGACACCGTAGGAGTAGGCCGAGAAACTGTGGTAGAAACCTATCTTTACGGTCTTGGGATGTTCTACCTCATTAGCCCAACAGGCCTGATCCTAGCCGCACTTGCAGTAGTAAAAATAGGCTTCGACAAGTGGCTAAAATTCGCATTGCCCTTACTGTTTATTTTGCTGCTTACCACAATGGTGTTTTTGACGGTCTCGGTTTATTTATGA